From a single Vibrio chagasii genomic region:
- a CDS encoding NAD(P)-dependent oxidoreductase, with product MKIAVLGASGWIGSHIAQEAQFRGHEVVAVVRDASRVETKDIEVRSFDLQDDAANLSTAFSGVDAVIASIGGRALGNHDIVKNTATKLLETLPSIGIERLLWVGGAGSLEVAPNVPLVTVPDFPEEYKNEALAQGETLEVFKQSKSEVNWTFVSPAAEIFPGEKLSTYRTGGDQLLTDEDGNSKISVSDYAIAMIDELEAGKFPRQRIGVAY from the coding sequence ATGAAAATTGCAGTATTAGGTGCATCAGGTTGGATTGGTAGTCACATTGCTCAAGAAGCTCAATTTCGTGGTCATGAGGTCGTCGCTGTCGTAAGAGATGCAAGCCGTGTGGAAACCAAAGACATTGAAGTTCGTTCATTTGATTTACAAGACGATGCAGCAAACTTATCAACTGCATTCTCAGGCGTTGATGCAGTTATTGCTTCGATTGGCGGGCGTGCTCTGGGCAACCACGACATCGTAAAAAACACTGCGACTAAATTGTTGGAAACATTGCCAAGTATCGGCATCGAGCGCTTGTTGTGGGTTGGTGGTGCAGGTTCCTTAGAAGTGGCGCCAAACGTACCGCTAGTGACCGTTCCAGATTTCCCTGAAGAATATAAAAATGAAGCCTTAGCGCAAGGCGAAACCCTTGAAGTATTCAAGCAATCTAAAAGCGAAGTTAACTGGACTTTTGTTAGCCCTGCAGCAGAAATATTCCCAGGTGAAAAGCTATCGACCTACCGTACAGGTGGCGACCAACTGCTCACAGACGAAGATGGCAACAGCAAAATATCAGTCAGCGATTACGCTATCGCGATGATTGATGAACTCGAAGCCGGTAAGTTCCCACGCCAACGTATTGGAGTCGCCTACTAA
- a CDS encoding LysR family transcriptional regulator, translating to MDRLTAMRSFVEVANCASFTQAAEHLDMSRLQVSRHVQEIEGWLKQRLLHRTTRKVSLTAAGEIALQRCEKILHEAAELEVAALNQMDDLSGTIRIAAPIGLTQNMLLDVVEQFIELHPNITVELFASDRFTKLVDERIDIALRYTDQPDDSLIARKLMEIDSVVCASPAYLDKHGEPETVEDLRQHNCFRHLNVSKWDFVKDNQHYSVEVSGSIIANDVGVLTRAALHGKGVVRLPCDLANPLIADGQLKQVLEGFVSPSSVLWAVYLSRSYQLPVVRQFIDFAAEAWSKDIRSNDV from the coding sequence ATGGATAGATTGACGGCGATGCGTAGCTTTGTCGAAGTCGCAAATTGTGCCAGCTTCACCCAAGCGGCTGAGCATTTGGATATGAGCAGATTACAGGTGTCACGTCATGTTCAAGAGATAGAAGGGTGGTTAAAGCAAAGGTTGTTGCACAGAACGACGCGGAAAGTGAGCTTAACGGCTGCAGGAGAAATAGCGTTGCAGCGTTGCGAGAAAATCCTTCATGAAGCCGCCGAACTTGAAGTGGCTGCTCTTAATCAGATGGACGACCTTTCAGGTACCATTCGAATTGCTGCGCCTATTGGCTTAACTCAAAACATGCTCTTGGATGTGGTTGAACAGTTTATTGAGCTGCATCCGAATATTACGGTTGAATTGTTTGCTTCTGACCGTTTTACTAAGCTGGTGGATGAGAGGATCGATATTGCACTTCGCTATACCGATCAACCGGACGATAGTTTAATTGCTCGAAAGCTAATGGAAATTGATTCCGTGGTATGTGCTTCACCAGCTTATTTAGATAAACATGGTGAACCTGAAACGGTTGAAGATCTCAGGCAGCACAATTGCTTTCGGCATTTGAATGTCTCCAAGTGGGACTTCGTTAAGGACAATCAACACTATTCGGTTGAGGTGTCTGGTTCGATTATAGCTAATGATGTGGGAGTGCTAACTCGGGCAGCCCTGCATGGAAAAGGGGTAGTTCGTTTGCCTTGTGATCTAGCTAACCCATTGATTGCAGATGGTCAATTGAAGCAGGTATTAGAGGGTTTTGTTTCACCCAGCAGCGTGCTTTGGGCCGTATATTTATCTCGAAGCTATCAGCTTCCTGTCGTGCGTCAGTTCATTGATTTTGCAGCAGAAGCTTGGTCGAAGGATATCAGGTCTAATGATGTTTGA
- the ribB gene encoding 3,4-dihydroxy-2-butanone-4-phosphate synthase: MNQSSLLAEFGEPITRVENALQALREGRGVLLLDDEDRENEGDIIYSVEHLTNAQMALMIRECSGIVCLCLTDDQANQLDLPPMVVDNNSANQTAFTVTIEAKVGVTTGVSAADRVTTIKTAANPTAKPTDLARPGHVFPLRARKGGVLARRGHTEGTVDLMQMAGLQPAGVLCEVTNPDGTMAKAPEIVAFGKLHNMPVLTIEDMVMYRNEFDLKLA, translated from the coding sequence ATGAATCAGTCTTCACTACTTGCCGAATTTGGCGAACCAATCACTCGTGTTGAAAACGCACTGCAAGCTCTGCGCGAAGGTCGTGGCGTACTTTTACTTGACGATGAAGATCGTGAGAACGAAGGCGACATCATCTACTCAGTAGAACACCTAACTAATGCTCAAATGGCACTTATGATCCGTGAATGCAGCGGCATTGTGTGTCTGTGTCTAACAGATGATCAAGCTAACCAACTTGACCTTCCACCTATGGTTGTTGATAACAACAGCGCAAACCAAACTGCGTTTACTGTGACTATTGAAGCAAAAGTTGGCGTTACAACAGGTGTTTCTGCCGCTGACCGTGTTACTACGATCAAAACAGCTGCAAACCCGACAGCTAAACCTACTGACCTTGCTCGCCCTGGTCACGTATTCCCATTACGTGCTCGTAAAGGTGGCGTACTTGCTCGCCGCGGTCACACAGAAGGTACTGTGGACCTAATGCAAATGGCAGGTCTTCAACCAGCAGGTGTATTATGTGAAGTTACTAACCCAGATGGCACAATGGCAAAAGCGCCAGAGATTGTTGCTTTCGGTAAACTACACAACATGCCAGTACTAACCATTGAAGATATGGTGATGTACCGCAACGAGTTCGATCTTAAGCTTGCATAA
- a CDS encoding phosphatase PAP2 family protein — protein MTSLFSNKSKGLLLLVLSLYSLVPFLIFGSHFDLGSAVLPFYGAVMTFVTYSAGNQGFLITLAVLSLLVLTLKFSKAKLVSLCLQLGVLLVLSFAAKTFLKSSTESPRPYTEYLVTQEVVDMPELFYELPLEEKNVAIESVEDKVSEWRTRHWLGETDYSFPSGHMIFVGVCLAFFGGLFLEAKRFYLVGSMLAWAGGVAYSRVWLGMHRPEDLAASIAFAGLIYLLVPLVPTQKIEPLLPKFLRTA, from the coding sequence ATGACTTCTCTGTTCTCTAACAAATCCAAAGGCTTACTGCTGCTCGTTTTAAGCTTGTATTCTCTCGTTCCCTTTTTGATCTTTGGATCTCATTTCGACCTTGGAAGTGCCGTATTGCCTTTCTATGGTGCGGTGATGACATTCGTGACTTATTCAGCGGGTAATCAAGGGTTCCTAATCACACTCGCGGTCCTCTCTTTATTGGTGCTGACATTAAAGTTCTCCAAAGCAAAGTTGGTGAGCCTTTGCTTGCAGCTCGGTGTTTTATTGGTGTTGAGCTTTGCAGCGAAGACATTCCTTAAATCATCAACGGAGAGTCCACGTCCATATACTGAGTATTTAGTTACTCAAGAAGTGGTTGATATGCCGGAGTTGTTTTATGAATTGCCACTAGAAGAAAAGAACGTGGCCATTGAGTCAGTAGAAGATAAGGTCAGCGAATGGCGAACGCGTCATTGGCTTGGCGAAACTGACTATTCATTCCCATCAGGACACATGATTTTCGTGGGTGTTTGCTTAGCATTCTTTGGTGGGTTGTTCTTAGAAGCGAAGCGTTTTTACCTTGTAGGCAGCATGCTAGCTTGGGCTGGTGGTGTAGCTTATAGCCGCGTTTGGCTTGGTATGCATCGTCCTGAAGACTTAGCGGCATCTATTGCTTTTGCAGGCTTAATCTACCTATTAGTACCACTGGTGCCAACGCAAAAAATAGAACCTTTATTACCTAAATTCCTCAGAACGGCTTAA
- a CDS encoding MmcQ/YjbR family DNA-binding protein, which translates to MTYDEFNAFCESQAATSYVMQWNNSHVWKVGGKVFAIGGWGPNDEPAFIFKASDQNFDFLKEEPGYKPAPYFASRGMKWIQLFESTPERDEELRYYLTESHRIVSLGLTKKKQAELRLNQ; encoded by the coding sequence ATGACATACGATGAATTCAATGCTTTTTGCGAGTCACAAGCTGCTACTAGCTATGTCATGCAATGGAACAATTCACACGTTTGGAAGGTGGGTGGTAAGGTGTTTGCGATTGGAGGTTGGGGACCGAACGACGAGCCTGCATTTATCTTTAAGGCATCTGATCAGAATTTCGATTTTCTCAAAGAAGAGCCAGGGTATAAACCCGCACCCTACTTTGCTTCGCGTGGCATGAAGTGGATTCAGCTGTTTGAGAGCACACCAGAAAGGGATGAGGAATTGAGATACTACCTCACGGAGTCTCACCGAATCGTCTCTTTGGGACTAACCAAAAAGAAACAAGCAGAACTCAGGCTCAATCAATAG
- a CDS encoding sulfite exporter TauE/SafE family protein, which translates to MEYLNQTALIAMVLIFVGSFVQTAIGFGLAVVAAPLLFLVSPDYVPAPICLIGLFISVFNALKHRANISIGGLKVALLGRIPGSLAGGALLVMVSTSVLSLWLGLLVVFAVIVSLLPFRLEPTPAKMGIAGFFSGFFGTSSGIGGPPMALLLQHQDANQLRGNLSAFFVFSSIISLVVQIPIGFFTLHHLIITIPLLPAAWLGYKVAMMTTQTISKEKIRIASLLLCSISGLTAIWQGLAG; encoded by the coding sequence ATGGAATACCTAAATCAGACTGCCCTTATCGCAATGGTACTCATTTTTGTTGGTTCGTTTGTACAGACCGCCATCGGCTTTGGCTTGGCTGTTGTCGCCGCACCATTGCTGTTTTTGGTCTCGCCAGACTATGTCCCTGCGCCTATCTGCCTCATTGGCCTATTTATCTCGGTATTCAACGCATTAAAACACCGCGCAAATATTTCTATTGGCGGACTCAAAGTCGCACTGCTGGGTCGAATCCCAGGCTCATTGGCAGGAGGTGCTTTGTTGGTGATGGTGTCAACGAGCGTATTGTCACTGTGGTTAGGATTACTGGTAGTGTTTGCTGTGATTGTAAGCCTACTACCATTTAGATTGGAGCCAACACCTGCCAAGATGGGGATTGCAGGATTTTTCTCAGGGTTCTTTGGGACCAGTTCAGGTATTGGGGGGCCGCCGATGGCGTTACTGCTTCAACACCAAGACGCTAACCAACTCCGTGGTAATCTTTCTGCTTTCTTTGTATTTAGCTCAATCATTTCATTAGTTGTGCAGATCCCGATTGGCTTCTTCACGCTTCACCATTTGATCATCACAATACCCTTGCTGCCCGCAGCTTGGTTAGGCTACAAAGTGGCTATGATGACCACTCAAACGATTTCGAAAGAGAAGATACGTATCGCTTCTTTACTGCTATGTTCTATCAGTGGCTTGACGGCTATTTGGCAAGGCTTAGCTGGCTAA
- a CDS encoding MFS transporter, with translation MSIFRFPLLVWLGIGTLIISLGIRQSFGIFMMPISEHFGTGREFFSFAIALQNLLFGVFQPFVGMAADKWGARRIIIAGACAYGLGLLLTSISTESSMLYVSLGALVGLGLSATSYVIVLGAVAKVVPAEHAAKAFGLTTAAGSFGMFAVIPGAQYMLNEFDWQSAMQVFAVLCCVMISFALFMRAPKVATSKQTQVEDNQTLKEALSEAFSHKGYWLIHAGFFVCGFHVMFIATHLPSYLADKNLPASSAAMALAYVGIFNIFGSYFWGVMGDKFSKRHVMSALYLVRTVVIGAFVTLPVTESTAAIFGAAIGFCWLGTVPLTSGLVRQIFGARYLSTLYGLVFFTHQVGSFLGAWVGGRIYDYYGSYEPIWWSTVVLAFAAALIHLPINDKPIERLKLAMA, from the coding sequence ATGAGCATTTTCCGTTTTCCTTTACTGGTATGGCTTGGGATCGGCACACTTATTATCAGTCTAGGGATCAGACAATCATTCGGCATTTTCATGATGCCAATTTCAGAGCATTTCGGCACCGGTCGTGAATTTTTCAGCTTCGCTATTGCCCTACAAAACCTATTGTTCGGGGTGTTCCAACCTTTTGTCGGCATGGCTGCAGACAAATGGGGAGCAAGGCGCATCATTATTGCTGGCGCATGTGCTTACGGTTTGGGTTTACTTCTTACCTCAATTTCTACCGAATCAAGCATGCTTTACGTTTCGTTAGGCGCACTGGTTGGCCTTGGACTGAGTGCAACAAGCTATGTGATCGTATTGGGTGCAGTAGCGAAAGTAGTACCTGCAGAACACGCCGCTAAAGCATTTGGTTTAACTACGGCTGCGGGTTCATTTGGCATGTTTGCTGTGATTCCGGGCGCGCAATACATGTTGAACGAATTTGATTGGCAGAGTGCGATGCAAGTGTTTGCTGTGCTGTGCTGCGTGATGATCTCATTTGCACTTTTCATGAGAGCGCCAAAAGTTGCAACGAGTAAACAAACGCAAGTAGAAGACAATCAAACCTTGAAAGAAGCGCTGTCAGAAGCCTTCTCTCACAAAGGTTACTGGTTAATTCATGCTGGCTTCTTCGTGTGTGGCTTCCACGTGATGTTCATTGCAACACATTTACCAAGCTACCTAGCTGACAAAAACCTACCAGCGAGCAGCGCGGCAATGGCATTGGCTTACGTTGGTATCTTTAACATCTTCGGTTCTTACTTCTGGGGTGTGATGGGCGACAAGTTCAGCAAGCGTCATGTGATGTCTGCACTTTACTTAGTTCGAACTGTGGTTATCGGTGCGTTTGTCACTCTGCCAGTAACAGAGTCGACCGCAGCGATCTTCGGTGCTGCAATTGGCTTCTGTTGGCTTGGTACGGTTCCACTCACTTCTGGTTTAGTTCGTCAGATCTTTGGAGCTCGCTACCTATCGACTCTTTACGGCTTGGTATTCTTCACTCACCAAGTAGGTAGCTTCTTAGGTGCTTGGGTTGGCGGTCGTATTTACGATTACTACGGATCTTACGAACCAATCTGGTGGTCAACGGTGGTACTGGCATTCGCAGCTGCGCTTATCCATTTACCGATTAATGACAAACCAATTGAGCGTCTGAAATTGGCAATGGCTTAA
- a CDS encoding YitT family protein, which translates to MDKDHNFRENLLALILGSSLVSLGVIFFNQVGLLTGGTAGLAIFITKVTDLSFGQVFFALNLPFYILSVARMGWRFTINTFIAVSIVSFAVDHLYHVIQIAEIHALYAALLGGGLIGTGMLVIFRHKMSLGGFNILALFLQERFGIRAGKVQMALDCTIVVLSLFIVDAPLILLSVLGAVVTNLILAMNHKPGRYQPVVKAEVA; encoded by the coding sequence ATGGATAAAGATCATAACTTTCGCGAAAACTTGCTGGCACTTATCTTAGGTAGCTCACTGGTTTCACTTGGCGTTATCTTTTTCAATCAAGTCGGCTTGCTAACCGGAGGCACCGCTGGTCTAGCAATCTTCATCACCAAAGTAACAGACTTAAGCTTTGGTCAAGTGTTCTTCGCACTAAACTTACCTTTCTATATTTTATCTGTCGCTCGTATGGGGTGGCGTTTCACAATCAATACTTTTATTGCAGTTTCGATAGTTTCGTTCGCAGTGGATCACTTATATCACGTGATTCAGATCGCCGAGATTCATGCACTGTATGCAGCATTACTTGGCGGCGGATTAATTGGTACTGGTATGTTGGTGATTTTCCGTCACAAGATGAGCTTGGGTGGTTTTAATATTCTGGCGTTGTTCTTACAAGAACGTTTTGGGATTCGAGCAGGCAAGGTTCAGATGGCATTGGACTGTACCATTGTGGTTCTTTCACTGTTTATCGTTGATGCACCACTAATACTCTTGTCTGTATTGGGTGCAGTAGTCACCAACCTGATTCTCGCAATGAATCATAAACCGGGGCGCTACCAACCGGTTGTAAAAGCGGAAGTGGCTTAG
- the sigZ gene encoding RNA polymerase sigma factor SigZ, with the protein MNSANSTSLNLEQVWAEYQQTLKAFLHSKVSNTADVEDLLQEILIKTFQNLHKVQDASSVKSWLFQLANNTIIDFYRKNARQQRDSKIDADDLWFADLDHNEEFKQKLSLCIEPFIQALPEQSASLLLAVDIKGQSQKALAEEQNVSYSTIKSRVQKSRGDLKNLFEQCCNLSLDKQGNVIDCDLKPESSCGNC; encoded by the coding sequence ATGAACAGTGCAAATAGCACATCTTTAAACTTAGAGCAGGTGTGGGCTGAATATCAGCAGACATTAAAAGCATTCCTCCACTCTAAAGTCAGTAACACCGCCGATGTGGAAGATTTGCTGCAAGAGATCTTAATCAAGACTTTTCAGAACCTGCACAAGGTGCAAGATGCGAGCAGTGTTAAATCGTGGCTATTTCAATTAGCTAATAACACAATTATCGACTTCTACCGCAAAAATGCTCGCCAACAACGTGATAGCAAAATTGATGCGGACGATTTGTGGTTTGCAGATTTAGACCACAACGAAGAGTTCAAACAGAAGTTGTCTTTATGTATTGAACCCTTCATCCAAGCGTTGCCTGAGCAAAGTGCCTCGCTATTGCTGGCCGTTGATATCAAGGGCCAGAGCCAGAAAGCACTCGCAGAAGAGCAAAATGTCAGTTATTCGACCATTAAATCTCGCGTTCAGAAAAGCCGTGGCGATCTTAAGAACCTATTTGAACAGTGCTGCAACTTGTCACTAGACAAACAAGGTAATGTGATTGATTGCGATCTCAAACCGGAATCCAGTTGTGGCAACTGCTAG
- a CDS encoding metalloregulator ArsR/SmtB family transcription factor, whose amino-acid sequence MNLEVVAKALKELGHPIRLSIYKSVVKAGYQGIAVGGLQEELGIPGSTLSHHISSLASAGLISQRREGRTLFCVAEYECLEGVIGFLQDECCVNEQCK is encoded by the coding sequence ATGAACTTAGAAGTCGTAGCAAAAGCACTTAAAGAGCTAGGCCACCCAATTCGCCTTAGTATCTATAAGAGTGTTGTAAAGGCTGGCTACCAAGGCATTGCGGTTGGCGGCCTACAAGAAGAACTCGGTATCCCCGGTTCTACTTTATCTCATCACATATCAAGCCTTGCATCAGCTGGCCTTATAAGCCAAAGACGTGAAGGCAGAACTCTCTTTTGTGTAGCAGAGTATGAATGCCTAGAAGGGGTTATTGGTTTCTTACAAGACGAGTGTTGCGTAAATGAACAGTGCAAATAG
- a CDS encoding permease, with protein sequence MSNEMLTMLKDALDMFAFLAVELIILFLAISYIVGILQEFLTPEKIQSILSSRNGKGYVIAALLGAITPFCSCSTIPFLKGLLRARAGFGPMMVFLFGSPLLNPVIIGLFVITFGWQVAAFYFLVAMTVSVVAGYTLEKLGFERYVKAEAYESTGSSSSCGTSCGDSAPKKAEPAKAESSCGTSACGEPAPVMAKESACCGTKKEEPKVEVSCCSPDGTATATVVEKKEPSRWVRIWFSTWKDFKQVFPYLMMGIAIGSFIYGFIPTDLIAEYAGEGKWYAIPIAAVIGIPLYIRAEAVIPLSAALVQKGMALGSVMALIIGSAGASLTEVILLKSIFKNQMIAAFLFVILSMAIGAGYLYTFIFG encoded by the coding sequence ATGAGCAATGAAATGTTAACAATGCTAAAAGACGCACTGGATATGTTCGCTTTCTTAGCAGTAGAACTCATCATCCTTTTCTTGGCGATTAGCTACATCGTTGGGATTCTTCAAGAGTTCCTTACGCCCGAGAAGATTCAATCTATCTTGAGCTCACGTAACGGTAAGGGCTATGTGATTGCCGCACTACTCGGTGCGATTACACCTTTCTGTTCATGTTCGACGATTCCTTTCCTAAAAGGTTTGCTGCGTGCACGAGCGGGCTTTGGTCCAATGATGGTGTTCCTATTTGGTAGTCCACTATTGAACCCAGTGATCATTGGTTTGTTCGTGATTACCTTTGGCTGGCAAGTGGCAGCGTTCTACTTCTTAGTCGCAATGACGGTATCGGTAGTAGCAGGTTACACACTGGAGAAATTAGGCTTTGAGCGTTACGTAAAAGCAGAAGCGTATGAATCAACAGGTTCATCTTCAAGCTGTGGTACTAGTTGTGGTGACTCTGCACCTAAGAAAGCAGAGCCAGCAAAAGCGGAATCTTCATGTGGTACAAGCGCATGTGGTGAACCTGCACCAGTAATGGCAAAAGAGAGCGCGTGTTGTGGCACTAAGAAAGAAGAGCCGAAAGTAGAAGTATCATGCTGCTCGCCTGACGGTACAGCGACAGCAACAGTTGTTGAGAAGAAAGAACCTAGCCGTTGGGTAAGAATCTGGTTCTCAACTTGGAAAGACTTCAAACAAGTGTTCCCTTACTTGATGATGGGTATCGCAATTGGTTCATTTATCTATGGCTTCATTCCAACTGACTTGATTGCTGAATATGCAGGTGAAGGTAAGTGGTACGCGATTCCAATCGCAGCTGTAATTGGTATTCCACTGTACATTCGTGCTGAAGCTGTGATTCCACTGAGTGCAGCCTTAGTTCAAAAAGGTATGGCCTTGGGTTCAGTAATGGCATTGATCATTGGTAGTGCTGGTGCGAGTTTGACGGAAGTGATTTTACTTAAGTCTATCTTCAAAAATCAGATGATAGCGGCCTTCCTATTCGTAATACTAAGTATGGCGATTGGTGCAGGTTACCTATACACCTTCATCTTTGGTTAA
- a CDS encoding diguanylate cyclase, whose protein sequence is MRDKLKIYCLGAPIVDTEDRFDIAQVSDIDQLPELLGGVVVINTEASVQDDVLSQLHRCRKFWSWKIYVFETSELSACLSDGVLNQETIEEELLQHNRTLNSVSESMDALDPLIGWLGLEQHRRLVPHRSLALKSIYSYPLVDLYYPELSSTYRFVLSETKRDTFEYDELINRVRVCSDCASAHLNYIEVCPSCKDIDITERVSLHCFTCGHVAEQGQFKRNHKLECPKCLTQLRHIGVDYDRPLETHSCNVCSHSFSEAETLAVCFSCDAKNDVAQLVVRKIYSLKLGVQGEYIFRHGVKLSAPELTLRGKVDSGYFSNLLDWVNRIAIRHQEEHLLLGLHLPDLAQYVSKNGDAKMFALIEQITERLNGLFRDSDICCQYKSDVLFVFMPKAKMEHINVLREKIEALCLLIEDDDFTLNVFAWSLPDPMVKEDVGAWLESKVGEIYAVE, encoded by the coding sequence ATGAGAGATAAATTAAAAATTTACTGTCTTGGTGCCCCAATCGTTGATACGGAAGACCGATTTGATATTGCACAAGTAAGTGATATTGACCAACTACCAGAGTTGTTAGGTGGTGTAGTTGTTATAAATACAGAAGCCAGTGTACAAGATGATGTATTAAGCCAACTTCATCGTTGCAGAAAGTTTTGGTCTTGGAAGATTTATGTCTTTGAAACTAGCGAATTATCAGCTTGTTTATCTGATGGAGTTTTAAATCAAGAGACTATTGAAGAGGAACTGCTCCAACATAATAGAACGTTGAACAGTGTTTCTGAATCGATGGACGCTTTAGACCCTTTAATTGGGTGGTTAGGGTTAGAGCAACATCGACGACTGGTCCCTCATCGGTCCCTTGCTCTGAAATCGATATATTCATACCCTTTAGTCGACTTATATTATCCAGAGTTAAGTTCTACATATCGTTTTGTTTTGTCTGAAACCAAGCGTGACACGTTTGAATATGATGAATTGATCAATCGTGTCCGTGTATGTTCTGACTGCGCTAGCGCTCATTTGAATTACATCGAAGTGTGCCCTTCATGTAAAGACATTGATATTACCGAGCGTGTCTCGTTACATTGTTTCACCTGTGGTCATGTAGCCGAGCAAGGGCAATTTAAACGTAACCATAAACTGGAATGTCCGAAATGTTTAACTCAACTTCGTCATATTGGTGTGGATTATGATCGCCCGTTGGAGACTCATTCATGTAACGTATGTTCTCATTCCTTTTCTGAAGCAGAGACTCTGGCTGTTTGCTTTAGTTGTGACGCCAAAAATGATGTCGCTCAGTTGGTTGTCAGGAAAATCTATTCATTAAAATTAGGTGTGCAGGGTGAGTATATATTCCGTCACGGAGTCAAATTATCTGCACCGGAGCTTACGTTACGCGGCAAAGTAGACAGTGGGTATTTTTCAAATCTCCTTGATTGGGTAAATCGTATCGCTATTCGTCATCAAGAAGAGCACCTTCTCCTAGGACTACATCTCCCTGATCTAGCTCAATATGTATCTAAGAATGGTGATGCAAAAATGTTTGCATTGATCGAGCAAATTACTGAGCGCCTTAACGGTTTGTTTCGAGACTCAGATATTTGTTGTCAGTACAAAAGTGATGTTCTTTTCGTATTTATGCCTAAAGCAAAGATGGAACACATCAATGTTCTGCGTGAAAAAATAGAAGCTCTTTGTCTACTTATTGAAGACGATGATTTCACATTGAATGTGTTCGCTTGGAGCCTTCCTGACCCTATGGTTAAAGAGGACGTAGGGGCATGGTTAGAGAGTAAGGTCGGCGAAATTTATGCTGTCGAATAG
- a CDS encoding glycosyltransferase: protein MLSNSLNLQQYFWGMLLENTELWLMLFPMMIIIELPLFLLVLTGVFRWSYSDSDIEITEYPSISFVITCYGEGDAIEITIDTLVEQLYPGKIEVLAVVDGAVQNEDTYQAAIRGEQRHQSVKNRNVRVIPKWQRGGRVSTLNAGLDNATGDFIINVDGDTSFDNDMALQMMKQFTDKNVIASGGALRVRNWRDNLLTRMQSLEYMLSMQAGKTGLSNWGVLNNISGAFGAFRKNVLKQVGGWDTHTAEDLDLTMRLKQYKKRYPKNRLAFAPRAVGHTDVPDTLKGLVQQRLRWDGDLLFLFLRKHNEGLTPRLLGWGNFIFTLVYGVLQNVLLPILVSVFMFYIFWVYSIDFVTALIILIYCVYLFTVVLFFTVYIGLVSEREKEDLRMAKWLPLYPFYQFFMRLITAFSMINELFRRSHEESSMAPWWVLKKGKRF from the coding sequence ATGCTGTCGAATAGTCTCAATCTTCAACAATATTTTTGGGGGATGTTACTTGAAAATACAGAGCTATGGCTCATGTTGTTCCCCATGATGATTATTATTGAACTGCCACTTTTTTTACTTGTGTTAACAGGAGTATTTCGTTGGTCTTATTCAGATAGCGATATTGAAATAACAGAATACCCAAGCATATCTTTCGTTATTACTTGTTATGGCGAAGGGGATGCAATTGAAATTACTATAGACACACTAGTTGAGCAACTATATCCCGGAAAGATTGAAGTGTTAGCGGTAGTTGATGGTGCAGTTCAGAATGAAGATACTTATCAAGCTGCGATTCGAGGTGAGCAGAGACATCAATCAGTAAAAAATCGGAATGTTCGAGTTATACCTAAGTGGCAAAGAGGAGGAAGAGTATCAACGTTGAATGCTGGTTTAGATAATGCCACCGGCGATTTTATTATAAATGTTGATGGCGATACTTCTTTTGATAACGATATGGCACTGCAAATGATGAAGCAATTTACTGACAAGAATGTGATTGCTTCGGGTGGCGCGTTGCGTGTGAGAAATTGGCGGGACAACTTACTTACTCGTATGCAGTCTTTAGAATATATGTTGTCTATGCAAGCAGGGAAAACTGGCCTCTCAAATTGGGGAGTGCTAAATAATATTTCTGGAGCCTTTGGTGCATTTAGAAAAAATGTATTAAAACAAGTTGGAGGTTGGGATACGCATACGGCTGAAGACCTGGATTTAACGATGAGGCTTAAGCAATATAAGAAACGCTACCCCAAGAATAGATTGGCTTTTGCACCAAGAGCTGTCGGTCATACTGATGTGCCTGATACCTTGAAAGGATTGGTACAGCAAAGGCTTAGGTGGGACGGAGATTTATTGTTTCTGTTTTTGAGGAAACACAATGAAGGACTAACTCCCCGTTTATTGGGGTGGGGGAACTTCATCTTCACTCTCGTTTATGGTGTCTTGCAAAATGTATTGCTGCCGATTCTAGTATCAGTATTTATGTTCTATATATTTTGGGTCTACTCAATTGATTTTGTTACTGCATTGATAATTCTAATTTATTGCGTGTATTTGTTTACCGTAGTTCTATTTTTTACTGTTTACATTGGTTTAGTTTCTGAAAGGGAGAAAGAGGACCTAAGAATGGCTAAATGGCTACCCCTTTATCCTTTTTATCAGTTTTTTATGCGCTTGATTACTGCGTTCTCCATGATTAATGAATTATTTAGAAGAAGTCACGAAGAGTCGAGTATGGCTCCTTGGTGGGTATTGAAAAAAGGCAAAAGGTTTTAG